The DNA region CTGCACCGCTATGTGACCGAGCTGCCCGGGTTTGCCGGAGACCCGGCAAAGTCGAATGAGGGCATTCTGGAGGCCATTCAGAAGGCCTGGCACGAGGAGTATGAGGACGCGAAGTAGATACAATGGAAGGGATGACTCCAACTGCTGAGCTGGTGCAGATTGATTTGTCGCCGCGGAAGCCAGCACGGAAGCCAGAATGGCTGAAGGCCAAGGCCCCCGTGGGCGAAACCTTTCATGCGCTGAAAAAGATGGCGCGTGAGCTGAATCTGCACACGGTCTGTGAGAGCGCGCAGTGCCCGAATATTGGCGAGTGTTGGAACCAGAAGGCCGCTACCTTCATGATGTTGGGAAACCTGTGCACACGGCGGTGCGGGTTTTGCGCTGTGCCCAAGGGCAAGCCGGAGCCCATTGATTTCGACGAGCCCCGCCGGGTGGCTTATGCGGTAGCGCAGTTGGGCCTCGCTCATGCCGTAATTACCAGCGTGAATCGGGATGACGACAACATAGGCGCTGCGCGGGCGTTTGTGAAGGTGATCGAAGAGATCCGGTTGCAGGCTGTGGGGTGCAGGGTCGAGGTGCTGACCCCGGACTTTCAAGGGGTCGAAGAGGCGCTGCGGCTGGTAGTCGCGGCCAGGCCGGAGATTCTGAACCACAATATCGAGACTGTTCCGCGTCTGTATCGCGTGGCCAAGAGCGGTGGCCGGTATGAGCGCTCCCTGGGCTTTCTGGAGAAGGCCAAGGCGATTGCAGCCGAGACGGGCGAAACCCTTGTGACCAAGACAGGCATCATCGTCGGCATGGGTGAAGAGATGCACGAGTTGCTGGCTGTATTCCGCGATCTGGCCGACCGCAAGGTGGATATTCTCACGATTGGACAATACCTGCGGCCTTCGCGGGATCATCTGGTGATGTCCCGGTACTACACGCCGGAGGAGTTCGCATTCCTGAAGCATGAGGCGTTGGGGATGGGCTTTCGGCATGTGGAAAGCGGGCCGCTGGTGCGGTCGAGCTACCACGCGCACGAGCAGGCGCAGAGTACCGGGTTAGCATAGGCGATCGGCGCGATGACGAATACTTGCCAACGGAGGATAAATGCCTCCCTTCTCTGAAGTGACGCGGGTTGAAGCCGCGATTAAAAACAAGAGTGCCAAAGATCTGGAATGGGCTGTGTGGTATTGCCGAATGCGGCAGGCAATCCCTTCTGCGCGTCCCGCAGACCTGAAGTATTGGGGCGGGATGGAGGAGAAGGTTCAGGCGGCGATGGCAAAGCCGATTGAAGCGAAACAGTATCCAGCGCGGAAGAAGAAGCCGATCCGGGGACTGGGATCAGGGCCGATGGGCCCGGATTCCAAGGACGTAGCTGAAGAATGAGACTCCATCTCAAAAGATGGAGTTTTTCGCAGCTTATCGCACCATCAACACCCGGGTCTCATAGGGCTTCAGCTTCAACTGCACTGACATTGTGCCTTCGCCGCGCGTAGAAGCCACTGACGAAACCGCACCGGTCGAAGGGTCCCATTCCTCCACCAGTTGCCCGTCGTTGCGAAAGGTGACGGAGTCGGAGGTCGGCGTCAGGCCCTCATTGAAGAAAAGGTAGACATCCGAGTCCTTCAGACGACGCTTCATGCATCGCAACGACGCGTCCGGTGAATTCAACCACAAATCAGGTTCACTCACCGCAGCCTTTACCGCCTGCAGAATCGCTGGAGCGACTATCTGCGGAGCCGGAGGAGCAGATGGAGGATAGGCTGGCGGAGTTGGCGTTGCAGACAATTGTGCTGAAGTCTCCACCGATGCCCAGGAGAAGTCGGCAGCGGTAGTTGCCCGCGCATCGAGGATTGTTCGTCCTGAGATCAGCCCCGGTGTTCGGCCTAGAAACAGCACCTTACCGCCGTCCGCCGCGAAAGCCCGCAGCCGGCCCAGCGCCGCCTTTGAGAGCACCGCGGCACCCGGCAGAATCACCGTGCGGTACTGGTTGCCGCTCATCGTGTCGAGTGTCCCGTGGCCAGCCTTCAGATCCGTTGCGAGTGCGTCCTCGTTCACGATGTCGAAGTCGATCTGGTGCTCCGAGAGCAGCCGTTCGGTCGAAACGAAGGCAGCGTCAGAAGCGGCATCACCCAGCCACATCGAACTGGAAGGGATGAAGAGCGCCACGGAAGCTGCCGGCTCGCCCATCGACAGCAGATAGCTCATGCGCCGCACGTACGTCAGCAGCGACGGATAAGCCGGGTCCTTCATGTATCCCGACAGCGGATGTCCGCCCGTGCTGGCAGGGAAGTACATCGTCTCCACGAGGTTCACGCCACGCACAAACTGCTCGTTCAAGATGTAACGAGCCATGGTCACGTCGGGGGCGGGGCGGTAGGCCGCGAAGCTCTCCGTAAACGCGCGCGGATGTCCGTACACATGGGCCGCCGATGCAGCCAGCCGTGGGAAGTCTGAGACCGTATCCGTCCAGATCTGATGCCAGATTGTATCGATGCCCGGCACCTCCACGTACTTCATATCGCGCATGAACTCGCCTTCACTACGCGTCAACTGCATCTCCATCTCTTCGTGGTTCAAATGCACCTGATACTCCAGGTGGTTCTCCGCGCACCACTCTCCCTGCGGCTTGAAGAAGCCATAGCGAAACATCTGTGAGAACACGTCATAGTAGTCGGCCTTCGCACGCTTCTGCTTTTCCGTCATCGCCGCGCCTTTCGGCAACAGAAACGTCGCGACATAGGGCCGAATGTCATACCCCTTCAACTGCTCAAACTGCGTGAAGAACTTCGGTGTCCAGGGTAGTCCAGCGATGGAGTAGTCGGGCTCGTCTCCTCGGAATCCCATAATTGTCTTGCCGAACTCATCGCCGACGGCCTTCTTGTACTGTTCATGCGTGAATTCGAGATATTGCTGCGTAGCTGCCGGGTCCATGTAGTCTTCGAGCGACTGCGAGCCATCTTTCTTGCGCTCAGGATTCGTATCCGACCGCGTCGGCGAGGTTCTGAACTGATGCTCAACCACCATCACCGTCCAATTGCCCGCAGGTGCAGTCCAGGCAATGGTGCCATTTGCAAAGGGAACAGTTACGGTTGCGCCGTCGGCTGAATTGATCGCCGTGACCGCAACCGTATCCGGCCCTACCGCCAGTTTCACCACATCGCCGCCACGGGCGGGAATCCTCTGCGCGACCTCCAGGGCCTGCATTCGCAGCGCTGGTTTCAGTTGCGTAAACTTGCCGCCGGCAAATCCGCTCGGATACCCGGCGTCATCCACAATCCACACCCGCATGTCGCGCGTCTTCGCTTCCTGCACGAACATGCGGAAGAACTTGAAGTACTTCGGCGACAGATAGGCGAACGGCATCCCGAACCCGGCCTGCACCGTCACTGCGCGATAGCCTAGCGACTTCATCGTATCCAGATCGCGCTTGATCACCGTCTGGTCCACCGCGCCATTGAGTCCGTAGTACGGCTCCGGCCCGTACTCGGATGGCGGATTGACCCACGCCTGCTGCACGCGGGCCGCTGTGGGCATCTGTATCTTCTGCCAGGGCTGTTGGGCCAGTGCGCCCATCGAAACAAAAGAAGCCAGTGCACCTACAAACATCTTCTTCATGAACTGTTCCTGTCTTTTCATTCCCGAGGGCAGAGGCATCCACTGCCAAAATTTGATAAAACCCGCCCAGCAAAATTTATACAGTGTTGGGGTGATAGCTGGAAACTATTTCATTTGCGGAATTCTCTCGCGGACGTGCTCATTCAAGAAGGCATTATGGGGAAGTCGTATTGTGCGGAAGCGCACTCCGTGTTTTCATCTCACTACGCATCCGTGCGCAACATGAGTCACCGACAGGAGCGCTCCGCTATGCAATATCAGGTGTCACGCAATGGCCAGATGTACGGCCCCTATACTCTCGAAGATCTTCAGCGTTACGTGGCCTCCGGGCACATACTGTATACCGACCTTGCTAAAGGCGAGGACATGTCGGAGTGGCTGCCGGTCTCACAGATTCTCGGTGCAACGTCCCCCGGTGCTGCACCGGCGTATGCGGCGCCCACGGCCTACGCGCAGCCACCTGCCAGCGCGTATCCCGATGCCCCGGATCTCAACTGGGCGCTCGAACTTCTGCTCGGTTTTCTTACCTGCGCTCTCTTTGTCATTGCGTGGAACCTGGTCATCGCCTCGTGGGCCAAGCGAGTTCAGCCTACCAGCAAAGCGCTGACGTACTACATCATTGCCACCGTGCTGATCGTGCTCAACTTCGGCGGCTCCTACGGCGGAGTACTCGCGGCCATGCACCATCAACCGCACCACCAGAGCATCTTCGGTGGCTTCATCGCTATTGCCACCTGGGTCATTCGGCTGATCGCCCGATTTACGCTGCGCGACACGCTCGAGCAGCACTACAACGGCCCTGAGCCTCTCGGCCTGCGCCTCAGCGCCGTCATGACGTTCTTCTTCGGCGGCATTTATTTCCAGTACAAACTCAACCGCATTAACGAGATTAAGGAAACTCTGCGTTACCGGAACGCAGGACGATGACTGCCAACGGTCGTAGCCGTATCGCAGATACATTGCGTGCGGCTACGCCTCTGGTCATCATCGCATTGGCCTCAGTGATTCTTCTGCGTTTCCCGCCTGAGCAATATTCGTTCTATCCCCAGTGCCCCATTTATCGCTACCTTCATATTGAGTGTCCCGGCTGCGGAACCACCCGCGCTCTCGCCGCACTTCTCCATGGCCACATTCTTGAAGCTTTTCGTCTCAACGCGCTCATCACGTCCCTCATGCCGCCAGCAGCAATCTACGCTGTTCTCTGCTACTGCCGTTTCCTTCAGGGCAAAACCTTGCGCCTGCCGCATCTGCCCTCGGCAGCGGTCTATGCAGCTCTGGCTGTTGCCGCGGCCTTTATGGTCGTCCGCAATCTACCGCATATCTAGATTGAGTAGCAGACGCAAAACAGCCCCGGCAAACGCCGAGGCCGCTTTGACAAATCACGGAAGAGTTTAAGCGTTTGCTGTTACAGGCTCTTGGGTGGATACAGGGCTTGTCGCCGTGCCGCCCTTCAGGTCTGTACCGCCTGGCTTGCGGATGTCGATGCCGCCCTTGAAGAACGCGCCATCCTCGATTGAAATTCGGGCTGCAATTACGTCGCCCGTAAGCGAACCTTCACTGCGAATGTCCACGCGATCGCTCGCCTGGCAGTTACCGCGTACTTTGCCGAGGACCACAACTTCGCGGGCAACGATGTTTGCAGCGACCTGTCCATTGCGGCCGACGGTCACGCGATTGCCCGGCAGATTGATGGCTCCTTCGACCTTGCCGTCGATGTACAGCGACTCAGAACCAGACAACTCTCCTTTGACAATGAGGGACTTGCCAATCGTCGCCTGCTCGCCCGTCGGCACCGCCGAAGCGGGGGTCGCGCTGCCTACACTCGCCTGCCGCGTTGGGCTGGCCTCGTAATTATTCGGGCTCGTCGCCGGCGCTGGACGTACTGGTTCGGGAGTTGAAGGGTTGGGGCTTCCAGGCTGATTCGGTTTCCACATATGTCTCTCTATCCTTTCGTACTGCTTAAATATTCCCGCCGCGGGCTATCGAACGCGCTACCACGACGGCAGCACGCATTCATTCCACGATACTACTCTGGAATTCCATTGCATAACGTGGCCATCCACAATGAAATCCACAGTTTTTGCGCCCTTTTCAGTGTTCCGGGAGGTTCTTCCCGGCTTCTCGCTACTTTCTTCCGGACATCTGCCCATTTATTCCACTCCCCAAAAGTGTTATCTGCTTTCTGATCCCAAGGGCGTGGAAAACCGCGCCAGCTAAATTAGCATGGCAACACTTTGAAATTATCCATTTTTCGATGGTTGTCGCTCGCAGACCTGATTCTGGGTTTTTCTTGTCGGCGTAGATATCTCCTTACCCTTTTTCTGGCGTTGTTCACGCTTCAGACGGCACAGCTTCTCGCCGCGCCCAAGGTTCACACGGTCACCCTCGGTCCCAATCGGCGCGTCCCCTACGTGCCCGCCGACGCCACACCCGAAACCAAGTCCGACGAATCATCTACCCTGCGCGTTCGTGCTCTGTACGTAGACGACCGCCAGAAGGAGTGGACGACCGGCGAGATTCACGACGTCACCGATCGCACCTTTACTGTCCGCCGCGCCCTGCGTCTCAACGATGCCCTCCCCACCGACTCCGCTCCTCACTGGGTCTGGGAGCCCGGTCCCTGGCTGATGGCCGACCGCACCACCGGCCACATCACAGCCCTGCATCTGCCGGATTTTGACTCCGCTGTCTCGAACGTGGTGTGGTTTCGCGACTACGCCGCCTATTGTGGCGTCTCGGCCACAGCAAAGGGAGGCCTGTTCGCCATCGTCGCGCAACTGGGAGCCCGCCGCGCCGTGGTTCAGAAACAGATCGGAAAATGGCCTCAAACCAATCACTTCATCCCGGTCTGCCAGCCCGCCAAATGGCAGCGCCTCCCGATGCGGGTAACCATCCAGCCCACCAGCGGCGAAGCTACCACCTACGACGTGCTCGGGTCTTCCTCCCTGATTGAAGAGGGTGACAACGCCGACGAGAACTAGTCGAGAACTAAACGTCTAACAAATGCGTATCTCTCGGCGGTAACATTGCTGTAGCTCCGCCTCTGCCGCAGGAGGAGCAGAACCAGACGAAAGGCCTGCCCGTGAGACTTGTCATTGCATTCTTCTTCCCCTGGTTGACCTTCTTTACGATTGGCCGCCCGCTCGCTGGAGTCATCTGCCTGCTCCTCCAGATCACTGTACTCGGCTGGATTCCGGCCACGATCTGGGCGGTCTACGCGCTCAGTCAGTACAAGACCGATCAGAAGATCCATCGGGCACTCAGCCGGCAATATTAAATTCCTGCGGAGCGGCACAGTCCTATGAGCGCAAGCAAGAAGTTTCGCGGTCTGCTCGAGCCTTACAGCAAGCTCAACTGGACGATCGTCAAGCTGCCCTTCGATGCGACGAAAGCATGGAGGACGCGCAACCGACTTCGCGTCAAAGGCACCATCAACGGCTTCGCCTTCCGCACCTCGCTCTTTGGCTCCGCGCAGGACGGCTACTTCTTGCTGGTCAATAAACAGATGCAGAAAGGCGCAGACACAGGGGTTGGCAACATGGCCGAGATCGCCCTCGAGCCTGACTTAGAAGAGCGCGCCACGACTGCGCCGCCCGAGTTAGCCCGCTTCCTCAAACAACACGCTGCACTCAAAAAGTGGTATGAGCAGTTAAGCCCCTCTGCCCACGCCGATATCGCCCGTCTCATCAGCGGCCCCAAAAGCCCCGAAGCCCGCCTCCACCGCGCCGAACAGACAGCCGAGCGCATGATGCTGGCCATGGAAGGTGAACGCGAACTTCCACCCATCCTGCAGATGCAGTTCACGCGCTACCCCCAGGCGCGCGCAGGATGGGATGCAATGACGCCCGTCCAGCGGCGCGGCCATCTGCTTGGCATCTTCTACTATCAAAGCCCTGAGTCCCGCGAAAAACGTGCTCGCAAGGCCGTGGACGAAGCCCTCGCTGTATCGCGAGCCCAAGTACGTCAGGCTTAGGTAAATCCTTGAGTGCGCTTTACTGCGAGATATAAGCCTCAAGATGCCGGATCCTCTCCTCCTGCTCCGAGATCACGCAGTTCACCAGATCGCCGATCGAGATCATCCCCACCACCGCGCCGCCATGCACCACCGGAAGATGCCGGATGCGATGGTCCGTAACCATGCGCATGCAATCTCCGACGGTATGCTGCAAAGACACCGAGATTACCGGGCTGGTCATAATTTCTGCGACAGCCGTTTCCTTCGAAGACCTCTCCTGCAAGATCACCTTTCGCGCATAATCGCGCTCCGAGATGATGCCGACCAACGCTCCGTTGTCCATCACCAGCAGCGCGCCCACGCCTTTCTCCGCCATCAACACGATGGCCTCATACACGGAAGCGTCCGGCCTCGTGGACCAGACCTCCCCTGCCTTCTGCTTCAGCACAGCGCCAATGGTCGTCCTTAATTCACTCATAGGCAGCCTCGGGCCTCGGATAATACCCCTGCTGCCATGATGTATGCAAGATGGTGCTCTTTACTGCCTTTTGCCGATCAGGGCCGGCCCGCCTATCATTACTGTATGCAGACCTTTGAGGTCCTTCTCCGCGAGGCCGAAGTTGCTCATGGCCATCTCTGCGCCGGACAAATCCTCGGCGTCCGCATGGCCATGCTCGGCTGCAAGCGGTTGGGCATCGACGATCCAAAGGGTGCCGACCGCAAACGTCTCGTCACCTTCGTCGAGATCGACCGCTGTGCTACGGACGCCATTGGGGTCGTTACGGGTTGCCGACTCGGCAAGCGCGCCCTCAAGTTTCGCGACTGGGGCAAGATGGCCGCCACCTTTCTCGATCTTCAGACTGATGGAGCGATCCGCATCGCCGCACTTGAA from Edaphobacter paludis includes:
- a CDS encoding formylmethanofuran dehydrogenase subunit E family protein, with the protein product MQTFEVLLREAEVAHGHLCAGQILGVRMAMLGCKRLGIDDPKGADRKRLVTFVEIDRCATDAIGVVTGCRLGKRALKFRDWGKMAATFLDLQTDGAIRIAALESSKQRARDLYPQIEDKNRQQMLAYHDLPDEELFSEQLVHVPMHARELPGYKSARIACALCGEGINYDRQIERDGQVLCQGCAHPEARYYQLL
- the iscX gene encoding Fe-S cluster assembly protein IscX yields the protein MAREIEWTDSEEIGIQLQEKFPDTDPYTVRFTDLHRYVTELPGFAGDPAKSNEGILEAIQKAWHEEYEDAK
- a CDS encoding glycosyl hydrolase, with product MKKMFVGALASFVSMGALAQQPWQKIQMPTAARVQQAWVNPPSEYGPEPYYGLNGAVDQTVIKRDLDTMKSLGYRAVTVQAGFGMPFAYLSPKYFKFFRMFVQEAKTRDMRVWIVDDAGYPSGFAGGKFTQLKPALRMQALEVAQRIPARGGDVVKLAVGPDTVAVTAINSADGATVTVPFANGTIAWTAPAGNWTVMVVEHQFRTSPTRSDTNPERKKDGSQSLEDYMDPAATQQYLEFTHEQYKKAVGDEFGKTIMGFRGDEPDYSIAGLPWTPKFFTQFEQLKGYDIRPYVATFLLPKGAAMTEKQKRAKADYYDVFSQMFRYGFFKPQGEWCAENHLEYQVHLNHEEMEMQLTRSEGEFMRDMKYVEVPGIDTIWHQIWTDTVSDFPRLAASAAHVYGHPRAFTESFAAYRPAPDVTMARYILNEQFVRGVNLVETMYFPASTGGHPLSGYMKDPAYPSLLTYVRRMSYLLSMGEPAASVALFIPSSSMWLGDAASDAAFVSTERLLSEHQIDFDIVNEDALATDLKAGHGTLDTMSGNQYRTVILPGAAVLSKAALGRLRAFAADGGKVLFLGRTPGLISGRTILDARATTAADFSWASVETSAQLSATPTPPAYPPSAPPAPQIVAPAILQAVKAAVSEPDLWLNSPDASLRCMKRRLKDSDVYLFFNEGLTPTSDSVTFRNDGQLVEEWDPSTGAVSSVASTRGEGTMSVQLKLKPYETRVLMVR
- the lipA gene encoding lipoyl synthase codes for the protein MTPTAELVQIDLSPRKPARKPEWLKAKAPVGETFHALKKMARELNLHTVCESAQCPNIGECWNQKAATFMMLGNLCTRRCGFCAVPKGKPEPIDFDEPRRVAYAVAQLGLAHAVITSVNRDDDNIGAARAFVKVIEEIRLQAVGCRVEVLTPDFQGVEEALRLVVAARPEILNHNIETVPRLYRVAKSGGRYERSLGFLEKAKAIAAETGETLVTKTGIIVGMGEEMHELLAVFRDLADRKVDILTIGQYLRPSRDHLVMSRYYTPEEFAFLKHEALGMGFRHVESGPLVRSSYHAHEQAQSTGLA
- a CDS encoding DUF2752 domain-containing protein yields the protein MTANGRSRIADTLRAATPLVIIALASVILLRFPPEQYSFYPQCPIYRYLHIECPGCGTTRALAALLHGHILEAFRLNALITSLMPPAAIYAVLCYCRFLQGKTLRLPHLPSAAVYAALAVAAAFMVVRNLPHI
- a CDS encoding YdeI/OmpD-associated family protein, translated to MSASKKFRGLLEPYSKLNWTIVKLPFDATKAWRTRNRLRVKGTINGFAFRTSLFGSAQDGYFLLVNKQMQKGADTGVGNMAEIALEPDLEERATTAPPELARFLKQHAALKKWYEQLSPSAHADIARLISGPKSPEARLHRAEQTAERMMLAMEGERELPPILQMQFTRYPQARAGWDAMTPVQRRGHLLGIFYYQSPESREKRARKAVDEALAVSRAQVRQA
- a CDS encoding CBS domain-containing protein — protein: MSELRTTIGAVLKQKAGEVWSTRPDASVYEAIVLMAEKGVGALLVMDNGALVGIISERDYARKVILQERSSKETAVAEIMTSPVISVSLQHTVGDCMRMVTDHRIRHLPVVHGGAVVGMISIGDLVNCVISEQEERIRHLEAYISQ
- a CDS encoding YqaE/Pmp3 family membrane protein; translated protein: MRLVIAFFFPWLTFFTIGRPLAGVICLLLQITVLGWIPATIWAVYALSQYKTDQKIHRALSRQY
- a CDS encoding DUF4339 domain-containing protein; this encodes MQYQVSRNGQMYGPYTLEDLQRYVASGHILYTDLAKGEDMSEWLPVSQILGATSPGAAPAYAAPTAYAQPPASAYPDAPDLNWALELLLGFLTCALFVIAWNLVIASWAKRVQPTSKALTYYIIATVLIVLNFGGSYGGVLAAMHHQPHHQSIFGGFIAIATWVIRLIARFTLRDTLEQHYNGPEPLGLRLSAVMTFFFGGIYFQYKLNRINEIKETLRYRNAGR
- a CDS encoding polymer-forming cytoskeletal protein, whose amino-acid sequence is MWKPNQPGSPNPSTPEPVRPAPATSPNNYEASPTRQASVGSATPASAVPTGEQATIGKSLIVKGELSGSESLYIDGKVEGAINLPGNRVTVGRNGQVAANIVAREVVVLGKVRGNCQASDRVDIRSEGSLTGDVIAARISIEDGAFFKGGIDIRKPGGTDLKGGTATSPVSTQEPVTANA